Genomic DNA from Planctomycetaceae bacterium:
TCCGAATGCCGCTCGCAGAGTCTGCATGGCTCGCAGGTTGACGTCGGCGGGATTGGCCGGGTAGTCGCTGACGCAGTGGAGCAGGGCGAAGGCTTCGTTGCCGACGCCACGGATCGTGTCCACGGCGTCCTCGACTTCACCCAGACGACACATGCCGGTGGAGACGATCATCGGCCGACCAAATCCGGCCACCAGCTTCAGAAACGGCAGGTTGGTCACTTCGCCGGACGGGATCTTGAAAACGGCGACATTTAGCTGGTCCAGCATTTCGGCGCTGGCTTCATCAAAGGGCGTGGACAGAAACAGCACACCGCGCTGCCGGCAGCGTTCGATCAGGCGGTGATGGTCGTCGCGCGATAGTTCCAGAGCCGACAGCATCTGCAACTGAGTCCGTCCTCCACCGGTGTTTCGCTGCTGGTAACTCGCCTGCGCCGCATGTTCGGTTGCGATGGCGGATGCTTTGAATGTCTGGAACTTCACGGCATCGGCACCGGCGTCGGCCGCGCAGTCGACGAGTTGCAAGGCGCGGTCGAGACTGCCGTTGTGGTTGACTCCCGCTTCGGCGATGACGAAGCATGGACAACCGTCGCCGATTCGCCGGCCGGCGATTTCGAATTCAGGTTGTGAAGTCATCGTGTGACCTTCCATGGTCGACGAAATGAACGGTGATAGTTCCAAGCCGTTGCTGCAACGCTTCGACGGCCTCGGAGGGTCATCGAAAATCTTCCGTTAAGCCGCTCGAAGCAAACTTCGCCTGCGGTTCAGCAGGAACTCCGCCAGTTCCAGATCAAACTCCGTGTCGATATCGACGGCACGGCTCCCTGGAACCAGGATCGCTCTCGCGCGGCTGTCAAAGATCGAATCGTGCTGAAAGATCGAATCTCGCCTTGCGGCGTAACACACGGCCGTCAGATCGTACATTGTGGGAGCGTCCTGACGGCGCGTGACTGTTCCGGCAGGCCGCATCGCCAGATTTGCCGCACCGTCGTCGGCGATCGTGATCATGTTGAAAAACGGGTTGCTGCCGGATTCCGTCGCGGTCAGAACAATGTCCGCGTCGGTGGTCAGCAATTCGTTGACACAGCGATCGATGTCGTCCGGAAGTCGCAGCGGGCAGGTGGCCGGAATACTGACGAACACATCAATTCGGCGCCCGTCGAGCCGTTCTATTTCTTCGATCGCGTGCCGCCATGCAAGGCGTTCCGGAGCCTGGTCGTCAGCCAGTTCGGCGGGTCTGAGAAACGGGACTTCCGCTCCAAAGGATCGGGCTGCTGCGGCAATTTTCGGGCAGTCCGTGGAAACCACGACACGCTGCAGGGAAGCGGACGCCAGCGCGGCATCGATCGCATGGCCAATCAGAGGCTTTCCGCCCAGCAACCGCAGGTTCTTGCCGGGCACCCCTTTGGAGCCGCCACGCGCAAACACAAATCCTAACGTGTTTGACATCTTCATGTTCCGTCGATCTGCCGGCAACGCAAGCGCGAAACGGCAGGGAGTCCTTTCCGTTACGGGGTTCTTAACCGAACCCGCCGGCTCCGGCAAGATCAACCGATTTGACCCTCAGGAGGCGGCTCGTCAGCCTTGGTCCGACCGATTCCGACGCGACGCCGGCTCTGGACAGTTCTCGCCTGATCGCCTTCGGGTTCCGTTTGTCGGCTCCCGGAATTCCTGCTTTCCACGGAAGCTTTGTTCTGTCAATCTGTTGTCCACCAGACAAATGCCCCGCTGCCGAAACGCTCTTTTATGACGACTGAGTACACTGATGACGACTTGCGAATGATTCGTCTTCAGGAAGGCGATACTCGCGCCTTCGATGAAATTGTCGAAGCGTGGCAGCGGCCGCTGTACGGTTTCTTCCTGCGAAACACCAGGGACGCGCAGCAGGCGGAGGATCTGATTCAGGACACACTGCTGCGGCTGTACCGGAACGCGTGGGACTATCTGCCGACCGGACGGTTTCGCGGCTGGTTGTTTCGAATTGCCCGCAACCTTCTGATCGACAGTGTTCGCCGGGCGAAACGGGACGCGCTGGTTCACCGCGTCAGACTTTCTTCGCGAAGTGGCGAAGATCCGGAAGAATTACTCAACCTTCTGCCGGCCGATGTCGTTTCGCCGATGAACCGAGCGGCCCAGGAAGAACTTGCGGCCGTTGTGCAACAGTTGCTGGACGAATTGCCCGACGAACAGCGGCAGACGTTCATGCTGCACCATTTCGATTCGCTGACGCTGTCCGAAGTGGCAGACGCCATGGAAACGTCGCTGCCCACAGCCAAAAGCCGACTTCGGCTCGCGAAGGAAAAGCTGCGATACCAGCTCACCTGCCGCGGATTCGCCGAAGAAACCGTTCCCGAACTGAATTGACTCCTGCCTCCGCGAGAAGCCCGACCATGCCTCATTTCAGCCGTCTGACCGATATCATCACATGCAGCCTGACTCAGATTCTGTCGGAATCCAGCGATCCCGTGGCCACGCTGCGTGAAGTCATCGACGAAATGGAGGAAGGACTGGCGGGAGCCCGCCGCACGGCTCGAACAGCCGCCGCGAACCGCGATCGCCTGCGTCGTGAAATCGACGAGCATTCGGCACAGGTAACGTCGTGGCACGAAAAGGCCCGCACGGCGCTCGCCGCCAGCGACGAATCCGGTGCGAGAGACGCGCTGACTCGCAAAGTGGAAGTCGAGGACCTGGTCGACGGCCTGAGACCGGAACTCGATGCGGCCGAGTCAACCCGCCAGCACATGCTGAGAATTCAAAAGGCCCTCGAAGCCCGCCACGCCGAAGCACTCCGCCGGCTCACGGAACTCACAGGCGAAGAGGAACCCGTCCGTCTGGAATCGGAAACCGCAGTCCACTCCGCCGCTCTGGCTCTTCGCGAAAAATCCAGCGAAGTCGAAGCCGAACTGGAAGCGCTGCGCAAAGAACTCGGCGGATAGCACAGTTTTCCCAAGAAGACGGCCTACCTTACCGAGATTCACGTTTCGTCCGCAGCGTTTCGACAATCACTAGACAGATCGGTAGCACGAGCTGTTAGAAAAGCAAAGGCGATGAAATGGACATGAATCATTTGTTGAAAGAGGCGGCGGTTGATCCCGAAACCAGTTTGGTGTTGCGACATCGCCCAAAGGAACCGGAATTGCGCCGGGTGTTACCGTGGCTGGTCGAAGAACGGCACGCGGTATTCAATGCATACCAGCAAACGCAATCGCCACGTACTGAAAGGCAGATGCGAAGAGCGACGCATGTTGTCTCACTGATCGGAGATCAACCGGGACGTGGTGTTTTTGTCGGAATCTATCGAATGGGAAAGCCGCCGAGGAACACGAGCCGCGCTGACCGAAAGCGCATTCCGGCTCATTGCGAACTTGAAAAATATGGTCACCCGGACCATCCCGGACAGCAACTTTGGTTTGATCTTGAACGGATGGAAGCATTCTCACATTGGATTGGCAAGCTGATCGTCGGATGGCCCCCACCGGAAATCTCATGGAGTCGGTGGTCCGGGCGGAACACGTTCGACATCGTCGCAATTCTTGAGGAGTCTCTATTCTGCCAGCATATGCCGGATTGGAAATCGCTCGTTCTCTCGTGGAACGATCTTCAGGTAATGCCAACCACCTGGAAGGCTGCCCTTTCCCAATGGCTCGGCGTCTACTTCATTCTGGATATCAGCGATGGAAGGGGCTACGTGGGATCGGCATACGGAAAGGACAACATTTTCGGTCGCTGGGGGAACTACAGAAGGACTGGGCACGGGGGCAACAAGCTCCTTCGCTCACGAAACCCGGAGAATCTGCGATTCAGCATACTTGAAAGACTGTCGCCTGACACACCGCCCGACGAAGTGATTAGGCGGGAAACGACCTGGAAACTGCGTCTACATACGCAGACCCAGGGTCTCAACGATAACTGACCTTCGGAGTCGGAAGCTCCACATTCACGTGGCAGGGCCTCAACCGGAGTCCGTCGTGACTCTTCACCACGCGTTGCGGCTGAAATCCGCAGGACTGCTCCGTGGGCTCCCATGTCGTTTAAATCGTAGCTGTCTATTTTAGAAGTTGACAGTCTCCAGCAAACCGGCTCGGAATGCGACTTTACGCAGCACAGATAAACAACTGGGGGCTTTGGGGTGTCATTTCTCAGAATCGAGTCTTGAGGCGTTGATCTTGCTGCCCGACAACCTGCGCTACAATGGACAGCTACTTTGAATCAAGCCGGCGCCTAAGTTCGGCACATACCTTCTTCGCTGCATACAGTGCTGCCATTGGCGCTACGGCCGCGACCATCTCATGGTTTGCGGCTCCCGGCGGATCTACCTAGAAGCTATCTGAGAATCAAGTCTTGTGTTTTCCGTACTGAAAGGGAGGTCCGTTGGTTTTTGGTTCGAGTCGGTTGAGCATGAGCTGGATTTGAGAAATCCGGATCATGTTCTCGCTGGAGTCGGTTGTTCGTTCAACATCCCGGTTCAGTCTCCGGTAGCGGTTGAACCAGGCGAACG
This window encodes:
- a CDS encoding sigma-70 family RNA polymerase sigma factor; the encoded protein is MIRLQEGDTRAFDEIVEAWQRPLYGFFLRNTRDAQQAEDLIQDTLLRLYRNAWDYLPTGRFRGWLFRIARNLLIDSVRRAKRDALVHRVRLSSRSGEDPEELLNLLPADVVSPMNRAAQEELAAVVQQLLDELPDEQRQTFMLHHFDSLTLSEVADAMETSLPTAKSRLRLAKEKLRYQLTCRGFAEETVPELN
- a CDS encoding PspA/IM30 family protein; this encodes MPHFSRLTDIITCSLTQILSESSDPVATLREVIDEMEEGLAGARRTARTAAANRDRLRREIDEHSAQVTSWHEKARTALAASDESGARDALTRKVEVEDLVDGLRPELDAAESTRQHMLRIQKALEARHAEALRRLTELTGEEEPVRLESETAVHSAALALREKSSEVEAELEALRKELGG
- a CDS encoding N-acetylneuraminate synthase family protein gives rise to the protein MTSQPEFEIAGRRIGDGCPCFVIAEAGVNHNGSLDRALQLVDCAADAGADAVKFQTFKASAIATEHAAQASYQQRNTGGGRTQLQMLSALELSRDDHHRLIERCRQRGVLFLSTPFDEASAEMLDQLNVAVFKIPSGEVTNLPFLKLVAGFGRPMIVSTGMCRLGEVEDAVDTIRGVGNEAFALLHCVSDYPANPADVNLRAMQTLRAAFGKPVGYSDHTLGIEVGLAAAARSVRPGKALHSGSFPSRPRPQSVTGTGRTAASGRRCSHRRISAGVGNEATRSVRT
- a CDS encoding GIY-YIG nuclease family protein, which encodes MDMNHLLKEAAVDPETSLVLRHRPKEPELRRVLPWLVEERHAVFNAYQQTQSPRTERQMRRATHVVSLIGDQPGRGVFVGIYRMGKPPRNTSRADRKRIPAHCELEKYGHPDHPGQQLWFDLERMEAFSHWIGKLIVGWPPPEISWSRWSGRNTFDIVAILEESLFCQHMPDWKSLVLSWNDLQVMPTTWKAALSQWLGVYFILDISDGRGYVGSAYGKDNIFGRWGNYRRTGHGGNKLLRSRNPENLRFSILERLSPDTPPDEVIRRETTWKLRLHTQTQGLNDN
- a CDS encoding acylneuraminate cytidylyltransferase family protein, which translates into the protein MSNTLGFVFARGGSKGVPGKNLRLLGGKPLIGHAIDAALASASLQRVVVSTDCPKIAAAARSFGAEVPFLRPAELADDQAPERLAWRHAIEEIERLDGRRIDVFVSIPATCPLRLPDDIDRCVNELLTTDADIVLTATESGSNPFFNMITIADDGAANLAMRPAGTVTRRQDAPTMYDLTAVCYAARRDSIFQHDSIFDSRARAILVPGSRAVDIDTEFDLELAEFLLNRRRSLLRAA